One Streptosporangium sp. NBC_01495 DNA window includes the following coding sequences:
- the dxr gene encoding 1-deoxy-D-xylulose-5-phosphate reductoisomerase — MQPDTVRSVVLLGSTGSIGTQSLDVIARNPARFRVVALAAYGGRIDLLARQAAEFRPDVVAVADPSAVPELREALAAHGVGARVLAGPEGVAEAAAWPADVVLNGITGALGLTSTLAALEAGRVLALANKESLIVGGPLVKRLAKPGQLIPVDSEHAALAQCLWAAGPTGPDASAVRRLVVTASGGPFRGRSRADLADVTPEQALAHPTWSMGPVITVNSATLVNKGLEVIEAHLLFDIGFDRIEVVVHPQSVIHSMVEFVDGSTIAQASPPDMRLPIALALGWPERVAGASPAVDWTTAHTWTFEPLDDEAFPAVALARRVGEAGGTAPAVYNAANEVCVEAFMAGRLPFPGIVDTVAAVVSEHTVTEAGSVAEVLDADSWARIRARELTGTA, encoded by the coding sequence GTGCAGCCAGACACCGTCCGTTCCGTCGTCCTGCTCGGCTCGACCGGGTCCATCGGGACCCAGTCCCTCGACGTCATCGCCCGCAACCCCGCCAGGTTCCGGGTGGTCGCGCTGGCCGCCTACGGTGGCCGGATCGACCTGCTGGCCAGGCAGGCGGCCGAGTTCCGGCCCGACGTGGTCGCCGTCGCCGACCCCTCCGCGGTGCCGGAGCTGCGCGAGGCCCTGGCCGCGCACGGGGTGGGCGCGCGGGTGCTGGCCGGGCCCGAGGGGGTGGCGGAGGCCGCCGCCTGGCCCGCCGACGTCGTCCTCAACGGCATCACCGGGGCGCTGGGGCTGACCTCCACGCTGGCCGCGCTGGAGGCGGGCCGGGTGCTCGCGCTCGCCAACAAGGAGTCGCTGATCGTCGGCGGGCCGCTGGTGAAGCGCCTGGCCAAACCCGGTCAGCTGATCCCGGTCGACTCCGAGCACGCCGCGCTGGCCCAGTGCCTGTGGGCGGCGGGGCCCACCGGCCCCGACGCCTCCGCCGTGCGCCGCCTGGTCGTCACCGCGAGCGGCGGGCCCTTCCGCGGCAGGTCGCGCGCGGACCTCGCCGACGTGACCCCCGAGCAGGCCCTCGCCCATCCCACCTGGTCGATGGGGCCGGTCATCACGGTGAATTCCGCCACACTCGTCAACAAGGGCCTCGAGGTCATCGAGGCCCACCTGCTCTTCGACATCGGCTTCGACCGCATCGAGGTCGTCGTCCACCCGCAGTCGGTCATCCACTCGATGGTCGAGTTCGTCGACGGCTCGACCATCGCCCAGGCCAGCCCGCCGGACATGCGCCTGCCCATCGCGCTGGCCCTCGGCTGGCCCGAGCGGGTCGCCGGCGCCTCCCCGGCGGTCGACTGGACCACCGCCCACACCTGGACGTTCGAGCCGCTCGACGACGAGGCCTTTCCCGCCGTCGCGCTGGCCCGGCGGGTCGGCGAGGCCGGCGGCACGGCCCCGGCCGTCTACAACGCCGCCAACGAGGTCTGTGTCGAGGCCTTCATGGCCGGGCGCCTTCCCTTCCCCGGCATCGTCGACACCGTGGCGGCGGTGGTCTCCGAGCACACCGTGACCGAGGCCGGTTCGGTCGCCGAGGTGCTCGATGCCGACTCCTGGGCGCGGATACGGGCACGCGAGCTCACCGGGACTGCCTAG
- a CDS encoding trypsin-like serine peptidase → MRRTARLIPILTAIAGSTLLSTTIAHGATADATAGAGAGATAGAAGAGGGGVTAARAVPQPVEEEAADTKKEQQTVQRYWTEAKMEAARPLAALVPEKDGARLTAGALAAQTAADPVSVPATEPGGDTVTVTKGSAAARTSTGAAWTRGGAIVKTAGRVFFTYQGRNASCSASAVTSENKSTVITAGHCVRMGGAFHENWVFVPGYQNGNRPHGTWVATTLYTTPQWNNSEDVNYDVASAVVAPLNGRSLTDVVGGQGVSFNQGRRQQMHSFGYPAAGPYDGSKLVYCAGRAFDDFLMSRDIGLNCDMTGGSSGGPWFLTFNERTGLGTLNSVNSFKYGFAAGWMFGPYFGTEARAVYEAAQTTGTP, encoded by the coding sequence ATGCGGCGCACGGCACGGCTCATCCCTATTCTCACCGCCATCGCGGGAAGCACCCTGCTCTCCACGACGATCGCGCACGGCGCCACGGCGGATGCCACGGCGGGCGCCGGCGCGGGTGCCACAGCGGGCGCGGCGGGCGCGGGCGGGGGCGGCGTCACCGCGGCGCGGGCCGTTCCCCAGCCGGTCGAGGAGGAGGCGGCCGACACCAAGAAGGAGCAGCAGACCGTCCAGCGCTACTGGACCGAGGCGAAGATGGAGGCGGCCCGGCCGCTCGCCGCCCTCGTCCCCGAGAAGGACGGCGCCCGGCTCACCGCGGGGGCGCTCGCGGCCCAGACCGCGGCCGACCCCGTCTCCGTCCCCGCGACCGAGCCCGGCGGCGACACCGTCACGGTCACCAAGGGTTCGGCGGCGGCCCGCACCTCCACCGGCGCGGCGTGGACCCGTGGCGGGGCGATCGTCAAGACCGCGGGCCGCGTGTTCTTCACCTACCAGGGCCGCAACGCCTCATGCTCGGCGAGCGCGGTGACCAGCGAGAACAAGAGCACCGTGATCACAGCGGGGCACTGCGTGAGGATGGGCGGCGCCTTCCACGAGAACTGGGTCTTCGTGCCGGGCTACCAGAACGGCAACCGGCCCCACGGCACGTGGGTGGCGACCACCCTCTACACCACCCCGCAGTGGAACAACAGCGAGGACGTCAACTACGACGTGGCCTCAGCCGTGGTGGCCCCGCTGAACGGCAGGTCGCTGACCGACGTGGTCGGCGGCCAGGGCGTCTCCTTCAACCAGGGGCGCCGCCAGCAGATGCACTCCTTCGGCTACCCGGCGGCCGGCCCGTACGACGGATCCAAGCTGGTCTACTGCGCCGGGCGCGCGTTCGACGACTTCCTGATGTCCCGCGACATCGGGCTGAACTGCGACATGACCGGCGGGTCGAGCGGCGGCCCCTGGTTCCTCACCTTCAACGAACGCACCGGCCTGGGCACCCTGAACTCGGTGAACAGCTTCAAGTACGGCTTCGCCGCCGGCTGGATGTTCGGCCCCTACTTCGGGACCGAGGCGCGGGCCGTCTACGAGGCGGCCCAGACCACCGGCACCCCCTGA
- a CDS encoding trypsin-like serine peptidase codes for MTSSLPLLAAVPLVAGLLSAPATGATATWQPATESGQRAAKTPVSPSTERTGKTGTVAASGMPDVVERATAPTASERKRVLGYWTPRRMASALPIDRLAKVTGLLRRLSAAGRGFAPRRSPHGAASRTAGARWTSGGAVGRTTGRVFLTIKGSDFVCSASSVKSANKDLVVTAGHCVKDGTGAWADNWTFVPGYSQGRRPYGQYTARRMFVAGPWSRQGDDSHDIGMVAVNTSGGEHLGDTVGGQDIAFGAPRGRLASGFGFPADAPYDGEHLVYCAGPLRDDPNGQTGDQGMRCDMTAGSSGGPWLSGFDASTGRGTIVSVSSFKYSDDRHTMYGPYFGDSAKTLYATASAS; via the coding sequence ATGACCTCAAGCCTTCCCCTGCTTGCGGCCGTCCCGCTCGTCGCCGGATTGCTGAGCGCACCGGCGACCGGCGCGACGGCCACCTGGCAGCCGGCCACCGAGTCCGGGCAGCGGGCCGCGAAGACCCCCGTCTCCCCCTCCACAGAAAGAACCGGGAAAACCGGAACAGTCGCGGCGTCCGGCATGCCGGACGTCGTCGAGCGCGCCACCGCTCCCACCGCGTCGGAGCGGAAACGCGTGCTCGGCTACTGGACCCCCCGCCGGATGGCCTCGGCGCTCCCCATCGACCGGCTCGCCAAGGTCACCGGGTTGCTCAGGCGGCTCTCCGCCGCCGGGCGGGGGTTCGCCCCCCGCCGGAGCCCGCACGGCGCCGCGTCCCGCACCGCGGGCGCCCGCTGGACCTCCGGCGGGGCGGTGGGGCGCACCACGGGGCGGGTGTTCCTCACCATCAAGGGCAGCGACTTCGTGTGCTCGGCGAGCTCGGTCAAAAGCGCCAACAAGGACTTGGTGGTGACCGCCGGCCACTGCGTCAAGGACGGCACCGGCGCCTGGGCCGACAACTGGACCTTCGTCCCCGGCTACAGCCAGGGCCGCCGCCCGTACGGGCAGTACACCGCGCGCCGCATGTTCGTCGCGGGCCCCTGGTCGCGTCAGGGCGACGACAGCCACGACATCGGCATGGTGGCGGTCAACACCAGCGGCGGCGAGCACCTCGGCGACACCGTCGGCGGCCAGGACATCGCCTTCGGCGCTCCCAGGGGACGCCTCGCCAGCGGTTTCGGCTTTCCCGCCGACGCGCCCTACGACGGCGAGCACCTGGTCTACTGCGCGGGCCCGCTCCGCGACGACCCGAACGGGCAGACCGGCGACCAGGGCATGCGCTGCGACATGACCGCCGGATCCAGCGGGGGTCCATGGCTGAGCGGCTTCGACGCCTCCACCGGCCGGGGCACGATCGTCTCGGTCAGCAGTTTCAAGTACAGCGACGACCGCCACACCATGTACGGCCCCTACTTCGGCGACTCCGCCAAGACCCTCTACGCCACGGCCTCCGCGTCGTGA